Part of the Campylobacter concisus genome, CTGATGTAGAGCTTCCATTAAAACTTATGGTAGTTGCAAATTTAACTGGTGAAAACCAAACTCCACTTGAAGATCGTGAAGTGATTTCTATCAATAAAATAAATTTTGATCAGGTTATGAAAAGCTTAGATATTCATACAAATTTCTCTGTAAAAAATAAGCTAAATTCTAATAATGAAGATTTAAATATTGATCTTGATTTTGAGAGCATCCATGATTTTAATCCAGACAATATTATAAATCAAATTCCTGAGCTAAAAAAACTCTTACAGCTTAGAAAAGCTTTAGTTGCACTAAAAGGTCCTATGGGCAATATGCCTGATTTTAGAAAAGCGGTTTTAGAAGCTATAAAAGATGAAGATAGTAGAAAACAACTTCTTTTAGAGATTAAAGACGAACAAGATAAGGAATAAAAATGTCTGAAACTAAAGTTAAAACTCCTATCATTGAAAGCATAATGCAAAGGAGTAAATATTCAAAAGATGACGAGAGTTATAGTGTTGTAAAGCAAGGAGTTGCTGAGTTTATTTCAAATATAATAACAACAAATAATGCCGAAGATAAAATAAATAAGCTCGCACTTGATGAGATGATAGCTCACATTGATACCCTTTTATCTGCTCAAATGGATGAAATTTTACATAATAAATCTTTTCAAGAGCTAGAATCAACTTGGCGTGGAATTAGATTTTTGGTCGAGAGAACAAATTTTAATGAAAATGTAAAAATTGATCTTTTAGACGCTACAAAAGAAGAAATTTTAGATGATTTTGAAAATAATCTAGACATAACTCAAAGTACACTTTATAAACAAATTTATTCAGCCGAATATGGACAATTTGGTGGTGAGCCAGTTGGTGCGATAGTGGCTGATTATGAGCTAGATAAATCAAATCAAGATATGACTTTTTTAAATAAAATGTCATCAATTGCTGCAATGAGCCATTCACCACTTCTCACATCTCTTTCTGCTAAATTTTTTGGACTTGACAACTTTGGTGAGCTTGAAAACATAAAAGATCTAAAAAGCATGCTAGAAGGCCCACAATATACAAGATGGAGAACTTTTAGAGAAAATGAAGATGCAAAATACACAGGTTGTATGGTAAATAGATTTCTTACAAGATCTCCTTATGTGCCAGAAGATAACCCTATAAAGAGCTTTAATTATAGAGAAACTGTAAATAATCACGATGATATGCTTTGGGGCAACGGAGCTTATGCTTTCGCAACAAGACTTACAGATAGTTTTGCTGATTACAGATGGTGTGGCAACATCATTGGCCCAAAAGGTGGCGGTGCTGTAAAAGACCTACCGACATATACTTATGAGAATTATGGAAGCATTCAAACAAAAATTCCAACTGAAGTTTTGATTACAGACAGAAGAGAATTCGAACTTTCAGAAAATGGTTTTATCGCTCTTACTTTAAGAAGAGACAGTAATAATGCCGCATTTTTCTCAGCAAACTCTGCACTAAAGCCTAAAATTTTTCCAAATACTCCAGAAGGTAAAGCTGCTGAGACAAATTTCAGGCTTGGAACACAGTTGCCTTATGTATTTTTAATCTCTCGTTTAGCCCACTATCTAAAAGTACTTCAAAGAGAAGAGATAGGTACTTGGAAAGAGCGTAGTGACGTTGAACGCGGCTTAAATGAGTGGTTAAGACAATACATCTCAGATCAGGAGAATCCACCAGCAGATGTTAGAAGTAGAAGACCATTTAGAAGCGCAAAAGTAATCGTCAGTGATATAGCTGGCGAGCCTGGATGGTACAAAATAGAGCTTTTGGCTAGACCTCACTTTAAATTTATGGGAGCAAATTTCGAGCTTTCTTTGGTCGGAAAACTAGACAAAGAGTAAGCTTACTATGTCGCTGATAGATAAAATTTTATATGAATTTAGTGATGAATCAAAGCTACGTCCATATTTTAAAGATCTAGACAGCGACATAAAAGATCACATTGATACAATTTTAAACTCAAGACTTGGTAATTATGGTCGCTTAAATGATAGTATCATCGATCTTTGGTCGATGGGTGTTGAAATAAACGAGCTTGGTCATAAACTTGGTATGGCAATATATGAGCTAATCAGCTCAAATGAGAATAGAATAGAAGTAACATCTATAGGATATGATGACTCACTAAAGCCTTGGCGTATCGTATTTAATATAAACTACAAACACAAAAACGATAATTTCAAAGAATATTTGCTAAAGGTTATCTTTAAAAACAATAGATATTGTGAGATTTTATAATGGAC contains:
- the tssB gene encoding type VI secretion system contractile sheath small subunit → MADNLIPPKERINIVYKTKTNDQEADVELPLKLMVVANLTGENQTPLEDREVISINKINFDQVMKSLDIHTNFSVKNKLNSNNEDLNIDLDFESIHDFNPDNIINQIPELKKLLQLRKALVALKGPMGNMPDFRKAVLEAIKDEDSRKQLLLEIKDEQDKE
- the tssC gene encoding type VI secretion system contractile sheath large subunit yields the protein MSETKVKTPIIESIMQRSKYSKDDESYSVVKQGVAEFISNIITTNNAEDKINKLALDEMIAHIDTLLSAQMDEILHNKSFQELESTWRGIRFLVERTNFNENVKIDLLDATKEEILDDFENNLDITQSTLYKQIYSAEYGQFGGEPVGAIVADYELDKSNQDMTFLNKMSSIAAMSHSPLLTSLSAKFFGLDNFGELENIKDLKSMLEGPQYTRWRTFRENEDAKYTGCMVNRFLTRSPYVPEDNPIKSFNYRETVNNHDDMLWGNGAYAFATRLTDSFADYRWCGNIIGPKGGGAVKDLPTYTYENYGSIQTKIPTEVLITDRREFELSENGFIALTLRRDSNNAAFFSANSALKPKIFPNTPEGKAAETNFRLGTQLPYVFLISRLAHYLKVLQREEIGTWKERSDVERGLNEWLRQYISDQENPPADVRSRRPFRSAKVIVSDIAGEPGWYKIELLARPHFKFMGANFELSLVGKLDKE